AGCttcagaaaaaaagaagagatcactgcacctttttctttctgttcctcactcaaaactttcctttttgacttttttggaaaggaaagaaaaaggtgcagtgatctcttgattttttccagagctgtgtttgtggtttaaaaaaataaaataataattatcacCTCACAAGAACTTCTCATACTGATAAACCACTGATTCAATCTCAGATTCAATCAGTGCAAAATGTGAAAGcctcagacaaaaaaaaaagttggcaTCACAGAGGGGAATTATGCACAGGAGCAGCAATGTTGACATGCcagcatgcaaacacacaactgacatgaaaacaaaaattggCAAAGGGGGAACGAGTAGGAAGATCTGGGTCACCTCTGGAGAGATGTTTCCCACACGGTAGGAGATGTAGACAAATGAGGCAGAAGTGTAAGATATGGAGACAACTGTCAGGTGTGCAACACAGGTAGTGAATGCCTTCAGTCGCTGGGTGGTGCCCATTTTAGCGATCGCCATAACGATGAGGATGTAGGAAATCAGGATAAGCAGGCCTGTGGTAAGTAGTGATATCACAGCAGAGGAGAGCGACACCATATTTTCCACCTGTGTGTCCCCACACACCAGAACCCTCAGTGAGGACGGGTCACACCAGCAGTGGCGCACCACATTGGGTCCACAGTACGAACGCTGCGTTGCCATGGTAATTGCTGGTAAGGTGAAGAAAGCACCGAAGGTCCACGCTCCGACAATGAGGAGCAGACGGACAGGGCGGGTCATCACGGTGGTGTACCGGAGAGGATTGCAGATGGCAACATAGCGATCGTAGGCCATGACAGTCAGAAGGGCACGGCCGGTTGTGGCCATGTGAATGAAGCAGTACATCTGGAGGAAGCAGCCAGGGAAGGACACAGTCTTTAAATCAGTCAGGAAGCCTGACAACATGTTAGGGATGGTGACCGTGGTATACACCATGTCTACAAAGGACAGGTGGTGGAGGAAAAAGTACATGGGGGAGCCCAGCTTCGGGTCAGTCCGCACCTATAGGAAGACAGAAGAGTAGTATTGCACAATGATGTCAGATATTGGCCTAGTTTGTGACTCAAACCATGTAAACACTAAGCTGTAACGTCATAAGATTGAAAATCCTGGACAGTAGTCTATAATCCCTTAAGAGCAAATACTCCATCAACAGTCTTGAATGAAACCTTTTAATCACTTTCACTTAATACAACTCCTAGCCTTTTCTGTAATAACGTTACTGTGATCTCATGTAGGTGTGAGTGTAGTGTGTACAGCACCAGGTAGATGATCATGCTGTTTCCTCCTAGTATTATGGTGTAGGCCAGCAGGAAGATGACAAACAGGACCATCCTCTTCTCTCCCAGACTACCCAGACCTTGGAGGATGAAGAAGGCAACAGAGCTGGGCTGGGTGTTGTTCATAGCGCTGTGCCAGAGGGTCTGCTAGGATCAGAGACAAACCTGCAAGTATTTTCTAACATAAAACATAGAGATGTCAGTGCCAGGAAAAACATGAATTATGTCATACGATACATAATTTAGTTGTCAAATGAAATTTAAAagtgtgaaaaatgtgttaGTGTTATTTCCTTGTCATTGCTGATTTAGCAATTTATATGGGACATTTAAATCAGGATTTGAATAACCTTTTAATTAGCAGTACTGAGATTAAATTAGTTGCAAAGCAATGGCTTTTACAGTTGCAGCCATAAAATTCTAATGTGTTattcaatgtaaatgttctgtTAATCTGATTAAATCAAAAACCAAAAGTTGCAAACCTAATATTTACACTGAAATGTTGtaattaaaaattattttagtgTTTCTTAGAGAAATATTTTCAGACAAATCCACTTGATAAATAAcagtaacaaaataaatagtgTTGTGAACACCGCCTACCTTAGTGATTGCCGATCACTCACACTCAGAGCGTTATGCTGAGCAGCTTCTTAAATGCAATGAAGAATTATATGTCTCTTCCTTCCACAGGGTGATACCGAAGGGACTAAGTGTTAGTTACCTAGTTTGTATGTCTACAAAGTTAATTAACACCGTTCCCTGAAAAAATGAAGCAAGGGAAAACCCCAAGGCAATGTATGTTTACAGTAAAGTCTAGCTTTATTTGATCACAGACAAGTAATTATAAAAAGCTAGCTACTTCGTTAACCCTAATTAGTGAAGGCTGTGTGTATGATTGTATGGCTTATGTAGGTATTGCCTCATTAGCTACAAACAGGTGTTAAAGGGATAGATTCATATTTGAGTAAAATAACACATACCTTGCATTTTTCTTGAAGGCCCTTGGAGTTATTTTTCATGACAAGCCATTAGTCACCTGTAacccatgttaaaatatgacataaGTATGAATAAATAGTTTAAAAGCATAAATAAGTTGAAAAACATAACTTACCTGGTCGGGAACTGACAGGGATTTTATGAGAACTAAGCCACACCGGTTTTAGTCCGTTTTTTTTGGTGTCGGAGCGAGGATTGGTCTGCAGCGTGCAGGCGTGCACGTGCATAGATGGGATTCAAGATGGCGAGCCAGGCCCAGACCTTCAATTCATCTTCTCCATCGCACCAGTGATACTTGGACATGGACTCACATTTGGACTTGAACTTGAATTTAACTTAGATTAGTTCAACTAAAATAACTTTGAACAAAAAGAGTGAAATACCCTTTCATTTATTATACTTACCTCAATATTAAGAACCTGcagggtatttttgttttgtgtactgTAAATTGCCGGCCTTTTGAATTTATAGCAACAGCCTCTGGTGTAATAATTTTTTGCTCCCCACTCCTTAGAACCTAGAACTGGTCCAGTGGCGCAGTAAGTGGTGCAATACCGGTGCTACACACCGCTGTCCCAACCTGGAGTTAGCAATATTAGTATACAGGTTcttgtcataaaattagaatatcgtcaaaaagttgatttatttcagtaattccaaaaggtgaaacttgtataatgtatacattcattccacacagactgatatatttcaagtgtttatttcttttaattttgatgattataactgacaactaaagaaaaacccaaattcggtatctcagaaaatttgaatattgtgaaaaggttcaatattgaagacaactggtgccacactctaatcagctaattaacaaaaaaacacctgcaatggcctttaaatggtctctcagtctagttctgtaggctagaCAATCAttgggaagactgctgacttgacagctgtccaaaagacgaccattgacaccttgcacaaggagggcaagacacaaaaggtcatagctaaagaggctggctgttcacagagctctgtgtccaagcacattaatagagaggcgaagggaaggaaaagatgtggtagaaaaaaagtgtacaagcagtagggataaccgcaccctggagaggattgtgaaacaaaacccattctaaaatgtgggggagattcacaaagagtggactgcagctggagtcagtgcttcaagaaccaccacgcacagacgtatgcaagacatgggtttcagctgtcgcataacttgtgtcaagccactcttgaacaagacagcgtcagaagcgtcttgcctgggctaaaaacaaaaaggactggactgctgctgagttatgttctctggtgaaagtaaattttgcatttcctttgaaaatcaaggtcccagagtctggaggaagagaggagaggcacagaatccatggtgcttgaagtccagtgtaaagtgtcCACAgttagtgatggtttggggtgccatgtcatctgctggtgttggtccactgtgttttctgaggtccaaggtcaacgcagccgtctaccaggaagttttagagcacttcatgcttcctgctgctgaccaactttatggagatgcagatttcattttcttacaggacttggcacctgcacacagtgccaaagctaccagtacctggtttaaggaccatggtatccctgttcttaattggccagcaaactcgcctgaccttaaccctatagaaaatctatggggtattgtgaagaggaagatgcgatacgccagacccaacaatgcagaagagctgaaggccactatcagagcaacctgggctcataacacctgagcagtgccacagactgatcgactccatgccacgccgcattgctgcagtaattcaggcaaaaggagccccaactaagtattgaatgtTGTACacgctcatacttttcatgttcatacttttcagttggccaacatttctaaaaatattttttttgtattggtcttaagtaatattctaattttcggggagatactgaatttggggttttcattagttgtcagttataatcatcaaaattaaaagaaataaacacttgaaatatatcagtctgtgtgtaatgaatgaatataatatacaagtttaagtttttgaatggaattactgacataaatcaactttttgatgatattctaattatatgaccagcacctgtactcatttgtaaagcaaggccaaagtgtcctttacagattggccactttgtgccaaattgaacacattatgaattttcaagttcatacctacacagaacatacaacagtaCAAAAGTGATTAAAAAcaagggttacacactcccaggaatgttatacatgatggaaaatgttcTTCTCTTCATAAAGGTCCTAACAGGAGGTGCGACAAGGAGGCGGATCCAATCcagtcagttataatcatcaaaatgttaagaaaaaaacacttgaaatatatcagtctgtgtgtaatgaatgaatataatatacaagtttaactttttgaatggaattactgaaagaaatcaactttttgatgatattctagttttatgaccagcacctgtaatctATACTTGAAACTGTGCATCCCAAACAACAAAAGCTGCTTTTACAGTCGAaggaaggcaggacacgaggcgcaGAGTGAGAGTAGGGTAACACCCATTTAATTGTAACCCATTTAATTGTTGTTCCGGGTTGTTAACAATTGTTATGTCAAAACGATAAAAAAAGTGGCTTGATACCATTGTATCAACAAAAAAATGGGCCGGTAACATAGGAAGTATCAGATTAGTCGATAATGAAATGTATGTAGCGACAAATGAAACATtgttttgaggaatacaacatagtttctttgaaataaacaacaccactagtcttaGTTGGAAGTCTTTTCGAGTTGGTTTCTGCTTGCAACTGTCCAATTTTCTTTACATATAGTGGAAAAATGTTGGTTCTCCAGCGATCTTTCGCTGGAGATGGTTGTTCTCGCTAATACATACAAGAAAACATGTCAACCTAGAACATTTACATTCTGTGGCCCAGAGACCCCATTATAGAATTCAGCTGTAATACGTGGCAGTACACTTGTGATtctgaaaatataatatttttacttTGACTTGACTGATTTTGTTGTCCCCTGAAGGTTCTATGCTCCTATGCCTGGCAAATGGAGATTCCTATATAACCTGAccccattatcctgctggatgtGTTAAAGGACACTCAACATTCCTCCAAACCTCCCTTCAGATTTTCTTTGCAATTGTGGCCAATAATCGCATCAAAGTACTGATATCCAGTACTGATGGAATTCTGATGGAGAGAAGCCCATTTACTTCCTCTCCTGCAATCTTAATGACATAGTTTGTGTAAATGACCGCTAACTTACACTATAATGGTGTTCACCTACGCATTTATTgtcaacagacattcaacagacatttgCCAATAGCCATTTACATGCTTGAAAATCAATAACTTATTCAATGATTGACATATACACATTAAACAGTCAGATGTATTCTATAAATGCCTAGCacacttttacaacctttgttttcaatagAATATTTACTTATGATTCAGTAGAAATTCATGAAATCTGTAATAGTGCAATTGCAGCTTTGAAAATGAATAACCTCTTCATTGATTGACATATACACATCAAACAACGTCTGATTTATTCTATAAATACCtggcatacatttttgttttcaatagaaaatctgcTTACGATACAGTagaaaatccctcctgagatgtgtgcaaacctggtggccaactacaagaaagggttttgccaccaagtactaagtcatgttttgcagaagggatcaaatacttatttcactcaaatgcaaatcaatttataacatttctgaaatgcgTTTTTCAAgattttgttgatgttattctgtctctcactgttcaaataaacctgccattgaaattatagactgatcatttctatcaaaacatacaaaatcagcaggggatcaaatctttttttattacttttatcTCCAAGTACATCAATGATGTCGTCCCAAAGGTCAATGTCAGGACTTTCCCCAACTAAAACACCTGGGTTAATGGTAATATCCGTGCTAAGCTCAGAGTACTGTCCTGTGCCTATAGCtctggggacctggaggctttgaggagatccagatatgacctacggAAGGCTTTCAGTGATGGAAAAAGTAACTACAGGGATATGctggagtctaactaccacagctaaggCCACAGATGCATGTGGTGTGGGCTGCAGCACATCACAGACtacaaagggagaaatagcGGTGATGCTCGTCCCGCCGATCCGCTCCCTGATGAGATCAACACTCCCTGGAAAGCTTTTAAGAGTGAACCCtcagaagtcaccagggccagatggcattccaggccgttTCCTCAGGGGGTGCAGTAACTAGCTAGCAGAGGTTTTTACCtctatattcaacctctccttgCCTCAGTTAACAGTGCCCACCTGCTTCAAGCAGACCACCATTGtccctgtaccaaagaaaccttccatcacctgcctgaatgactaccgccctgttgCACAGAGCttcatcatcatgaagtgcttcgagcgGCTGATCAGAacccacatctgctccacccttcctgacacatTGGACCCCCTTCCATTTGCATACTGCCCCAGTAGATCTACGgatgatgccatcgccctgattATATACACCACCCGCGCCCACCTGGAAAAGGGTAACACATACATGAGGATTCTCTTCCTGACAAGttgaccccaggtggtgagaatgggcaacctcacctcctctgcactgaccctgagcatcgGCGCCCCTGAGCTACCTGGCAGCTTCCTCTCCTCTCAAACTTTGTTATACAGAGCCTTCCTCTCTCAAGAGCTTCACACATCAAATGCCTcaacattacataacacacATCATCCTGACTTTTTATTGCCCTCCTCAATTACCCAATGGTAAAGATGTGCTCATTGTATCATTAACATCTTGCCTCCGAGCGGTGCTGCTCTATAatttcctccatccctctacgACCCTCCCCAGACAGATTGTCAGAGCAATGGACAAATGCTTTCGCTAGCATCTCAGCCTTCTCTATAGGAACAGGAACATCAACAATACTTGCACTCTATTTGCCATTGTCGACAAGTTTAAAGCCCCCCTAAAGCAGATAACATCAGAATTCTTGTCCACTGAGAAAGGTAATGAATTTGCTTGTCAATTTAGTGAAACATTCTAAAGTATTAGACATCTGAATACACAGTCAAACAATGACACCGTACTTAACTGGACTTTCCAAAAAGTCTGTaattcattcagaatgctgctgctagaatattaaccaggaccaagagaactgagcacatcactccggtttttaaatatttgcagaggtttccagtcagttacaaaatagattttaaagtggtgcttttagacTATAATGGTTTAGGCctcgaatacatttctgattatgtttgaagattataaaccgagcaggttaaaaacacttctgcGCTTAAATTTAACAACTCTTAggcttacagcttttatagcttacTCATGGAATCTACTAAGGAATCTACCagctatgtttttattttatttctattttcttattctatgtaaagcacattgaattgcctaATTTTGATGTTCCTATTGTATAATAGTATTACTAGTATTGTATTCTAGTACTGTATattgatatttttctttttctttgtaaagcacattgaattgatCCTATGTAGAAATAGTGcttatatacactgctcaattttttttcagaacacTTAAAGCACATATCAGGTCTCGATTAACTAAATacattgtactgtacattgtgtaatttgttgagaacaaaatgacgtcacaacggtcaatggaaaccaaaatcaccaaccgactg
This genomic window from Esox lucius isolate fEsoLuc1 chromosome 7, fEsoLuc1.pri, whole genome shotgun sequence contains:
- the LOC105007225 gene encoding olfactory receptor 1052-like, which codes for MNNTQPSSVAFFILQGLGSLGEKRMVLFVIFLLAYTIILGGNSMIIYLVRTDPKLGSPMYFFLHHLSFVDMVYTTVTIPNMLSGFLTDLKTVSFPGCFLQMYCFIHMATTGRALLTVMAYDRYVAICNPLRYTTVMTRPVRLLLIVGAWTFGAFFTLPAITMATQRSYCGPNVVRHCWCDPSSLRVLVCGDTQVENMVSLSSAVISLLTTGLLILISYILIVMAIAKMGTTQRLKAFTTCVAHLTVVSISYTSASFVYISYRVGNISPEVRIIVSVLYSVLTPFLNPMIYSLRNKELRDAIKRAFCPHTDILPQGCKTLNIMSWHKTH